In Parasegetibacter sp. NRK P23, the genomic stretch ATAGATTGTTCGCTAAGGGGTGTGATGGCGCTCCAAGCGGCGGCGTCGTACACATCCATTGGCGTGGGGGTTTTGCGTTTGATGGATTCCACGAAAGCGTGCAGTACGAAGAAGTCCATACCACCATGTCCCGCGCCTTCGGTCGATTTGCTCCAGCGTGCCCACAGCGGGTGGTCGTATTTCTCGAACCAGGTTTTTGCTTCGTCCCACTGGTGTGCCTTACTCACGCCTTCGATGTGCACGGATTTATTTACGTCCATCCACAGGCCTTTCGTTCCCTGAACGCGGAAGCCGAGTGAGTAGGGGCGTGGCAGGTTGGTATCGTGTTGAAGGAGGATGGTTTCGCCGTTTGCGCAATCAATGGAAGTGGTCACCACATCGCCGAGTTTGAAGTTTACTTTGGCGTTGGGGTGGTTCTCCCCGCCTTTTTCCACCACATAGTTGTGCAGGCCGCGGGCTTTGCTGCTGAAGGAGTTCAGGCTAAGGAACTTGTTACCCCTGTTGATGTTGATGTAGTTGGCAACTGGTCCGATACCGTGTGTGGGATACAGGTCCCCGTTACGGTGAACGGAGTGCAGTGTTCTCCAACTGGCTTCGGAGAAGCCTTTCTCCCCGAATTCCGCGCCATCGAATTTAACGGCACGAAGGTCGTGCTGGTAACCGCCCTGGAGGTGTATGATCTCCCCGAAAACGCCTTGGCGCACCATATTGAGGGCGGCCATCACATCACGGCGGTAGCATACGTTTTCTAACATCATCACATGCGCCTGTGCTTTCTCGGCGGCATGTACCACGTCCCAATGGTCCTGAAGGGTAATACCGATCATTACCTCGGAACCGATGTATTTTATACCTGATTCGATGCTGCTGATGATCATCGGCTTGTGCCATTCCCAGGGGGTGGAAATGATGACCCCGTCGATGTCTTTCATTTCCAGCATTTTCTTCCAGGCATAGGGATCGCCGGTGAATATTTTGGGAACGGTTTTGTTGTTTCTGGCGAAGACTTTTTTCGACATTTCGAGCATTCTGTCGTTGATGTCGCAGATGG encodes the following:
- a CDS encoding Gfo/Idh/MocA family protein, with the protein product MDRRNFVKQSAIAAAGLAILPSGSLFAQNKKVRLAFIGVGYRGQNHLDNALRRSDVDVVAICDINDRMLEMSKKVFARNNKTVPKIFTGDPYAWKKMLEMKDIDGVIISTPWEWHKPMIISSIESGIKYIGSEVMIGITLQDHWDVVHAAEKAQAHVMMLENVCYRRDVMAALNMVRQGVFGEIIHLQGGYQHDLRAVKFDGAEFGEKGFSEASWRTLHSVHRNGDLYPTHGIGPVANYININRGNKFLSLNSFSSKARGLHNYVVEKGGENHPNAKVNFKLGDVVTTSIDCANGETILLQHDTNLPRPYSLGFRVQGTKGLWMDVNKSVHIEGVSKAHQWDEAKTWFEKYDHPLWARWSKSTEGAGHGGMDFFVLHAFVESIKRKTPTPMDVYDAAAWSAITPLSEQSIELGNQTVEFPDFTGGEWMHRKPVFALNDEY